A single region of the Triticum dicoccoides isolate Atlit2015 ecotype Zavitan chromosome 2B, WEW_v2.0, whole genome shotgun sequence genome encodes:
- the LOC119362511 gene encoding cation/calcium exchanger 1-like isoform X2 — MRWPANQTALNTFCDSCAPRYKPNRTGLHRPRAQSSIMATAAARLIIACLNVAFLLLAAFFCVSRPAVPRDSAASMNGWSVLLLDREGRGDGGGCDGARRRLEADKDGCGYDAATSLVAGRCYPRGRGYVDYLYLFYCVCGDEHRALGYAAMAAWLAVLFYVLGDTAAVYFCSSLEGLSRLLRLSPAVAGVTLLSLGNGAPDALSTVASFASGGSGKGASTAVGLNGLLGGALFVSSAVLGVICLRIGGRGVAIDRGSFFRDACFLLVALAAVAVVLAAGEVNIWGALAFTSLYLVYVLVVVFIHGRSRDGEAEAAWVDNTPASSELCNVVETDFYPDQEPLLPETAPLLQYYTGDGDGDKTKKKRTVFWSVVRVLELPLYLPRRLTIPDASEERWSKPAAVAAATLSPVFLSCLWSHATGSPLLVVFLGSIAGLSLGLLAFLSTDADAPPTKFLSAWLAGGFVMSVAWEYVIANELLSLLVSAGLVLGVDPATLGMTVLAWGNSLGDLIANVAVAVAGRRGGAQVAVAGCYGGPVFNVLVGLGLSLLLSCWVGYPKPVTIPWEPRLYQTLGWVAAGLLWAFVMLPRRGMKVDRTLGFGLLAIYLCFLCTTPSVFA; from the exons ATGAGATGGCCTGCAAACCAGACTGCTCTAAACACCTTTTGTG ATTCTTGCGCCCCCAGATACAAGCCAAACAGAACGGGCCTCCACAGGCCTCGTGCACAAAGCTCGATCATGGCCACAGCGGCGGCGAGGTTAATCATCGCCTGCCTCAACGTCGCCTTCTTGCTCCTGGCCGCCTTCTTCTGCGTCTCGCGCCCCGCCGTGCCGCGGGATTCGGCGGCGTCCATGAACGGCTGGAGCGTCCTCCTCCTCGATCGCGAGGggcgcggcgatggcggcggctgcgACGGTGCTCGCCGGCGGCTGGAGGCTGACAAGGACGGGTGCGGGTACGACGCCGCTACATCGTTAGTTGCCGGCCGGTGCTACCCGCGGGGACGGGGCTACGTCGATTACCTGTACCTGTTCTACTGCGTCTGTGGCGACGAGCACCGGGCCCTTGGGTACGCCGCGATGGCCGCGTGGCTCGCCGTGCTCTTCTACGTCCTGGGCGACACCGCGGCGGTCTACTTCTGCTCCAGCCTCGAGGGCCTCTCGCGGCTGCTCCGCCTGTCCCCGGCGGTGGCCGGCGTGACGCTCCTGTCGCTGGGCAACGGCGCGCCGGACGCGCTCTCCACCGTCGCCTCCTTCGCGTCAGGGGGCAGCGGGAAGGGGGCGAGCACCGCCGTGGGGCTCAACGGCTTGCTCGGCGGCGCGCTGTTCGTGTCCTCCGCCGTGCTCGGCGTCATCTGCCTCCGCATCGGCGGCCGTGGCGTCGCCATCGACAGAGGCAGCTTCTTCCGGGACGcgtgcttcctcctcgtcgccctcgccgccgtGGCCGTTGTCCTCGCCGCGGGCGAGGTCAACATATGGGGCGCCCTCGCCTTCACCTCCCTCTACCTCGTAtacgtcctcgtcgtcgtctttaTCCACGGCAGATCGCGCGACGGAGAGGCAGAGGCGGCGTGGGTCGACAACACCCCCGCCTCGTCGGAGCTCTGCAACGTCGTGGAGACGGATTTTTACCCGGACCAAGAGCCGCTGCTCCCCGAAACGGCACCCCTCCTGCAGTACTAcaccggcgatggcgacggcgacaaAACGAAGAAGAAAAGGACCGTGTTCTGGTCGGTGGTGCGCGTGCTGGAGCTACCTCTGTAcctcccgcggcggctgaccatacCGGACGCGAGCGAGGAGCGCTGGAGCAAGCCGGCCGCGGTCGCCGCGGCGACCCTTTCCCCTGTCTTCCTCTCTTGCCTCTGGAGCCACGCCACCGGGAGCCCGCTTCTCGTCGTCTTCCTCGGCAGCATCGCCGGCTTATCCCTGGGCCTCCTCGCCTTCCTCAGCACGGACGCTGATGCACCGCCGACGAAATTTCTCTCGGCCTGGCTCGCCGGTGGGTTCGTCATGAGCGTGGCGTGGGAGTACGTCATCGCGAACGAGCTCCTCTCCCTTCTCGTGTCCGCCGGCCTGGTGCTGGGCGTGGATCCGGCGACGCTGGGGATGACGGTTCTGGCATGGGGCAACTCGCTGGGCGACCTCATCGCGAAcgtggccgtggccgtggcggGGCGCCGCGGTGGAGCTCAGGTGGCCGTAGCTGGTTGCTACGGCGGGCCGGTCTTCAACGTCCTCGTGGGGCTGGGCCTGTCTCTGTTGCTGTCTTGCTGGGTCGGGTACCCGAAGCCCGTAACGATACCCTGGGAGCCCAGGCTTTATCAGACGCTAGGCTGGGTAGCGGCTGGGCTTTTGTGGGCCTTCGTCATGCTCCCAAGAAGGGGCATGAAGGTGGATAGGACGCTGGGCTTTGGGCTCCTGGCCATATACTTGTGTTTcttgtgtactactccctccgtttttgctTAA
- the LOC119362511 gene encoding cation/calcium exchanger 1-like isoform X1 — translation MRWPANQTALNTFCASDSCAPRYKPNRTGLHRPRAQSSIMATAAARLIIACLNVAFLLLAAFFCVSRPAVPRDSAASMNGWSVLLLDREGRGDGGGCDGARRRLEADKDGCGYDAATSLVAGRCYPRGRGYVDYLYLFYCVCGDEHRALGYAAMAAWLAVLFYVLGDTAAVYFCSSLEGLSRLLRLSPAVAGVTLLSLGNGAPDALSTVASFASGGSGKGASTAVGLNGLLGGALFVSSAVLGVICLRIGGRGVAIDRGSFFRDACFLLVALAAVAVVLAAGEVNIWGALAFTSLYLVYVLVVVFIHGRSRDGEAEAAWVDNTPASSELCNVVETDFYPDQEPLLPETAPLLQYYTGDGDGDKTKKKRTVFWSVVRVLELPLYLPRRLTIPDASEERWSKPAAVAAATLSPVFLSCLWSHATGSPLLVVFLGSIAGLSLGLLAFLSTDADAPPTKFLSAWLAGGFVMSVAWEYVIANELLSLLVSAGLVLGVDPATLGMTVLAWGNSLGDLIANVAVAVAGRRGGAQVAVAGCYGGPVFNVLVGLGLSLLLSCWVGYPKPVTIPWEPRLYQTLGWVAAGLLWAFVMLPRRGMKVDRTLGFGLLAIYLCFLCTTPSVFA, via the exons ATGAGATGGCCTGCAAACCAGACTGCTCTAAACACCTTTTGTG CTTCAGATTCTTGCGCCCCCAGATACAAGCCAAACAGAACGGGCCTCCACAGGCCTCGTGCACAAAGCTCGATCATGGCCACAGCGGCGGCGAGGTTAATCATCGCCTGCCTCAACGTCGCCTTCTTGCTCCTGGCCGCCTTCTTCTGCGTCTCGCGCCCCGCCGTGCCGCGGGATTCGGCGGCGTCCATGAACGGCTGGAGCGTCCTCCTCCTCGATCGCGAGGggcgcggcgatggcggcggctgcgACGGTGCTCGCCGGCGGCTGGAGGCTGACAAGGACGGGTGCGGGTACGACGCCGCTACATCGTTAGTTGCCGGCCGGTGCTACCCGCGGGGACGGGGCTACGTCGATTACCTGTACCTGTTCTACTGCGTCTGTGGCGACGAGCACCGGGCCCTTGGGTACGCCGCGATGGCCGCGTGGCTCGCCGTGCTCTTCTACGTCCTGGGCGACACCGCGGCGGTCTACTTCTGCTCCAGCCTCGAGGGCCTCTCGCGGCTGCTCCGCCTGTCCCCGGCGGTGGCCGGCGTGACGCTCCTGTCGCTGGGCAACGGCGCGCCGGACGCGCTCTCCACCGTCGCCTCCTTCGCGTCAGGGGGCAGCGGGAAGGGGGCGAGCACCGCCGTGGGGCTCAACGGCTTGCTCGGCGGCGCGCTGTTCGTGTCCTCCGCCGTGCTCGGCGTCATCTGCCTCCGCATCGGCGGCCGTGGCGTCGCCATCGACAGAGGCAGCTTCTTCCGGGACGcgtgcttcctcctcgtcgccctcgccgccgtGGCCGTTGTCCTCGCCGCGGGCGAGGTCAACATATGGGGCGCCCTCGCCTTCACCTCCCTCTACCTCGTAtacgtcctcgtcgtcgtctttaTCCACGGCAGATCGCGCGACGGAGAGGCAGAGGCGGCGTGGGTCGACAACACCCCCGCCTCGTCGGAGCTCTGCAACGTCGTGGAGACGGATTTTTACCCGGACCAAGAGCCGCTGCTCCCCGAAACGGCACCCCTCCTGCAGTACTAcaccggcgatggcgacggcgacaaAACGAAGAAGAAAAGGACCGTGTTCTGGTCGGTGGTGCGCGTGCTGGAGCTACCTCTGTAcctcccgcggcggctgaccatacCGGACGCGAGCGAGGAGCGCTGGAGCAAGCCGGCCGCGGTCGCCGCGGCGACCCTTTCCCCTGTCTTCCTCTCTTGCCTCTGGAGCCACGCCACCGGGAGCCCGCTTCTCGTCGTCTTCCTCGGCAGCATCGCCGGCTTATCCCTGGGCCTCCTCGCCTTCCTCAGCACGGACGCTGATGCACCGCCGACGAAATTTCTCTCGGCCTGGCTCGCCGGTGGGTTCGTCATGAGCGTGGCGTGGGAGTACGTCATCGCGAACGAGCTCCTCTCCCTTCTCGTGTCCGCCGGCCTGGTGCTGGGCGTGGATCCGGCGACGCTGGGGATGACGGTTCTGGCATGGGGCAACTCGCTGGGCGACCTCATCGCGAAcgtggccgtggccgtggcggGGCGCCGCGGTGGAGCTCAGGTGGCCGTAGCTGGTTGCTACGGCGGGCCGGTCTTCAACGTCCTCGTGGGGCTGGGCCTGTCTCTGTTGCTGTCTTGCTGGGTCGGGTACCCGAAGCCCGTAACGATACCCTGGGAGCCCAGGCTTTATCAGACGCTAGGCTGGGTAGCGGCTGGGCTTTTGTGGGCCTTCGTCATGCTCCCAAGAAGGGGCATGAAGGTGGATAGGACGCTGGGCTTTGGGCTCCTGGCCATATACTTGTGTTTcttgtgtactactccctccgtttttgctTAA